TTGTCGTAAACTGACATCAATTGTTTACTTACGCCTTTTGTGAGTGGATATAAGCGGGTACCAGAACCGCCAGCAAGAACAATACCTTTGCGGGGTAGGTTGGAGTTTTGCATTTTTAAGCCTTTACGCGTTGTTATCTGTATGAAAAAATTTAGCTGTTAGCTGTTAGCTGTTAGCTGTTAGCTGTTAGCTGTTAGCTGTTAGCTGTTAGCTGTTAGCTCGTCCATCATCGATGAGAGCTGCTTGCGCCAGTGAATGGTATTCACTCCGCTATAATCTTCGGTTGTTGATTTGTCTATCACACTAAAGCTAGGGCGTTTTGCGGGTAGTGGATAAGCGCTTGCTGGGATAGGGCGTACAGGAATGGCCTTATCTAGCATGCCTTTTTCTATCGCCAGCTCTTGAATTGCCGTCGCAAAATCGTACCAAGATGCCACGCCTGCATCGGTCCAATGCAACATTAAGCTGTGAGCTGAAGGCTCAGAGCTGTCAGCTTTACTTGTGAGTGTCCAGATTAGTTTCGCTAAACCTTTAGCCCAAGTTGGCGTTCCCACTTGATCGTAGATAACACCAAGCTCTGGTTTTTCCGCCATGAGGCGAAGCATGGTTTTTACAAAATTATTGCCATGCGCAGAGTAGACCCAAGCGGTACGAATAATGGTCGCATCACCGCCCAAAATATCGTCGATTTTCATGTCTCCCATGAGTTTTGACGCACCATATACATTGATTGGGCTAGGGGCGGCATCGACAGAGTAGGGTGTCGTTTGCTTGCCATCAAACACAAAGTCGGTAGAGACATGAATCAGCTTGGCATTAATTTCCTTACAAGCTAAGGCTAGGTTTTCGCTGCCTTTCTCGTTAACGGCATAGGCGATAGTGCTATCGCTTTCGGCATTGTCAACCGCTGTGTAGGCCGCAGCATTGATGACCACGTCTGGTGATTCTTTTATTAGAACTTCGTAAACGCGAGCCGTATTTGTGATGTCGAGTTGTTGGGCGTCAAACGCGATCCAATCAATACCGGTCGGTGCAGTCTGCTCTAGTTCCCAGGCCAGCTGGCCTCCACGGCCTGTGATCAATACTTTCATAAATGTCCTTTAATAATGCGAATGTTAGCTACTTCGCTAATCTCGTTTTCCTATTTTATTTGTAATACCATGCCAAATGCCTTGAAGCATGGCGGCGATGTGTTGGTGTCTCTTGTTAGTAAATAGGGAGTAAATCATAAACCGTGGTACTAACTTGATGAGCTCATTTCGTTTCCAAACGCTAGGTACATACGGGCGCCTTAACATGTGAATCACATTACGAAAGTAGTAATAGTGACGAATGGGCGAGTGGTTAACCACATTCACACCCATTACCGATATGGGCTTTGTGCCCAGGCAGTGTGTAAGCTTGGCGTTGGGAATGACATTGATTTGGTAACCTTTGGCATTGGCTTTGAGGCCCCAGTCAATGTCGACAAAATCTATAAAAAGCGATTCGTCGTGATTGCCTATATCGCTGTAATGAGATAGACAAAGGTAACTTCCAGAGCTAATGGTATAACTTGCCCATTCGATATGGTATTGAGCTTTGCGCCGAAATAGGCGTGAGCCTTGTATCTGAATGATACGTCCACTGCGTTGCAAGTTTGTGTCAAAATAGACAGGTGCAAGGGCGGCTATCGGTTTTGTGTACTGCTCGTTGCAACGTGTTATGTGTGCGCGAGCTCGTCGCATTTGGTGAAAAAATTCGTCATCAGGCTGAGAGTCCTGGTCAAACAAAAAACACCAAGTTGCGCCGTGCTGTTTGGCGTAGTCAATCCCATCGTTTAGCGCTTTGGCAATGCCAAGGTTTTCTCCATAGCAAATACTATGTTTGAATCGACGGGCTGTTGGCGTTTGATTGTTGTCGCCTGTTTCCGTGGTGTTGTCAACCACCACCACGCCGCCACCTTGCTTTTGGTATTGAGCCTGAAGCCACAAAGCATGGTTAATGGCGCTGTCATCAGGTTGATAAAATACAATAACGGCCCAGTCTGTCTGCAGCAATGTGTTTGTGGTTGTCACGATGGCTTTTGTTTGTTCACTGGTTGAGGTTGATGCGTGTTCACTTGGTGTGTTTTTAACCCTTTGACCGATAGCAGGTTTTTACACGTTAATGAATAAATCAATACGCTATTTAAATGCATGAAAAACGCCCGTGATAGAAACTGCTGGCTGTTTCTTTGCCTATGATGAGTCGCTTTTATATGGTCAAAAAACGTGACCGACATCCCTTGCTGGTGCGCTCTTTGGCAAATGTCGATGTCCTCGCAGTAGAGGAAAAAGCGTTCATTTAACCCGTCAAGCTGCTCATAGATTAGTGATTTAAATAGCAGGAATGCACCACTGGCCCAATAGTGCTTCGGCAGTTGCTCTGGTTTATGTTTGTCAACGACACTACTGCGGTCATTTAATAGGTAGTTTTTACTAAATGTAAGCAGTGAAGGGTAGCATCGTAAGTTGTCATCAAAGTGTTGATGTTTGTGATCCAAAAACAAGTTTGGCGCAGCAATAAGCGGTTTGCGCTGTTTTAAACTGTCAATCAGTTGCAATATTGATGGCATGTTGATGTGAATATCGCAGTTAAGCAAGACAAAGTAGTCGTCACTTTTCATGCCCAGCTTTTTGGCTTCCAAGAAGTTTAAGTTGTTGTTTGTCGCAAACCCTATCACTTTACTGTTTTGATAATAGTGTATGTTTGAACGTTCACAGTGCTGTTTTAACCGTGCATTGCGTTTGTTATCGCGGCAAAGTACGGTGACACCATCGCACTTTGCCAGTCGTTTTAATGATTCAAGTTTTTGAATCAGTGTGTCGTGTCCGTGCGATACCGCAGAAATGTACAAATGCATAATAATCCCTGTATGCGTTTCGAGGTATCAGGATGTTGGTAAGGAAGTGCGTATCTAATAAAAGTGTTTACCTAATAAAAAAGCGTAGGTGCTTAGTTAAAATGTCGGTGCTTGCGCAAAGAGTAGGCCGTTTTCATCTTTATCGGATAAGTTAGGCTTTTCGCCATCAACCAAAGGCCACTCGATGTTAAGGCTTGGGTCGTCCCACTTAACAGAGATTTCAGCATTAGGGTTGTAGAAATCCGTACATTTGTACACAAACTCAGCCTCTTCGGAAGTCACATAAAACCCATGAGCAAATCCCTCTGGTACCCAAAGCTGTTTTTTGTTGTGTTCTGAAAGGTAAACCCCTACCCATTGACCAAATGTTGGAGACTCCTTACGCATATCGACGGCAACATCGAAAACTTCGCCCTTTACCACTCGTACCAGCTTTCCTTGGGTGTTTTCAGTTTGGTAGTGTAAACCACGTAAAATCCCTTGGCTGGATTTGCTGTGATTCTCTTGCACAAAATCACGCTCTGCGCATTGTTCGTTAAAGGTGGTGGTGCGGAAGGTTTCCATAAAGAAACCACGCTCGTCTCCAAACACTTGTGGTTCAATAATCTTTACATCTGGAATTGAGGTTTCGATGATTTTCATTCTATGCCTTATTTTAGCTCGTAGATAGTGAGGACAATAATGCGCCCAATAGCAAAGATCATGCTGGTTAAAATAGCAAATAAAGTAATGTTGTAGAGCACCTCGGGGTACTGGTTGTCCTCTGGTTGGGTCGCGGCCTCTACGGTAACTAAGTACTTTAACTGACGGTAGGCCTCAATACGAGATTTCTCTAGCGACACTTGCGATGACGTGTACGCTTGGAGCGCTAACTCCATTTTGACTCTTAAGTCAGTAAATGTGGCCAGAATCTGGCTGACTGAAAAGCTTTCGCCTTCAGAGGTAGCGAGTTTAGTACGCTCAGAGACAAGTTGTTGCTCGAGAGCGGCAATCTCATTTTGCAACATTTTTACCTGGGGGGCTTGTGCGCTCATAATTTGGCTTAAGCCCGTTAACTCAGCATTTTTGGTAGCGATTTGTCCCTCTAGCCCATAGGCTATTTGTTGAATTGCGGCGCCTTCTGCTGTTGGATCGATTAAATTGTATTTTTGTTGAAAGCCAAGCAGGGCGGTTTGAGCATCGCGAAGTTTTTGCGCCACTATCTCGTGCTCACCTTGAATAAAGGTTAGCTGCTCCTGAGCCAGCTGGTGACCTATCGAGTTTATATACCATTCGGCACGGTCAACGATGGTTTGTGTGAGCTGCTGCGCGTACTCTGAGCTAAACGCCTGCCCATAAATAGTAATCACGCCAGAGGTGGTATTAACTTCGACTTTCACTCGTTTTTTATAGTATTCGATGGCGGTTTCTCTGCTGTCACTGTCGTGCAATCGGCTAAAATAATCGATACCGCTATCGCTAAAGTGTTGTCGCATATTTAACTGACGATTGAGGTACTCAATCATGTCGTTGGAGTAAATATAGGCTTTCACCAGTTCAGAGTCTGTCCCTTGAGAGCTGCTTACCCCTAGGCCACTGAGTAACGCCATTGAGGCATCCATAGTCGCCATTCCGTCCGGCTGCTGCACCGTTACTTGTGCTTGGCTCTCGAAGCGCTCAGATGCCCATAAGGTTTGATACAAAGAAAATAGCAGCGTTGGAATAACCACTAAAGCCACAAACGGTCGTCGTGAGATCCATTCGATGAGAGGCTTGGTAAAGTCGTACCATTGTGGTGCTTTTGAATCTGCCTCCGTTGCAGCTGAAGGCGCTTTCCTAGCGCTATTTGTAGTGGTTGTCTCTGATGCTTGGTTATTTTCAATGGGTTTGGAGGGCGTCCGTGACGTTGCACTCTTCACTGCCGATGTTTGTACGGTTGCCGCCGCTGTCACCGAGTCGTTCGGCGTGCTTTGTTGTTTCACTTTTAAATTTTTGACTCGTAGGCGTATTCGGTTAGCAAGTTGCGGATCATTGGCGTCGAGTTGTTTGGCTTCATTGAGCAAGAAGTCAATGTCGTTAAATTCTGAGGGCTTAACGCTGACTCTAAACTCATTAAATCGTTTTTCAATCATAGTAATTTTTACTGGCTGTTTAGTCGCGCGTTAGCGGCTAATGGCTTGTTTCCAGCTTACGTGATAACAAGCTAAAGAAAAGAACACGAGGACAATGGTCACAATGTCTAAGTAAAAGTAGCTTACGCCTTCAGAGCCGTAAGCCGGGTAAGCGGCGTAGCGTATCAGTTCGACAGCATGGAGCAGTGGGTTCCAATCTAAGTAATGCCAATATTCTCTGGGGATATCTTGAAGGCTAAAAAAGATACCGGAAATAAAGAAAATGGGTCTCATCGCGAGATTGCGCAGTTTATCTAGCTCTGGAACGTAGCAAGACGCTAGGGCTGAAATCAGTCCTAGACTGGTGGCGATTAACCAGACGCGAACCACAATAAACATAACCTCAATAGGGTCATCTATTTGGGTTTCCATTTTCAAAAACAGACATAGTACGGCGATGGTTAATATAACAAACACCTTGACCAAGAATTCAAAGCCTGCGATGGCGATGACGGAGCTAATGGGTTGTACCTGCCTAAAGGCATAGAGAGGCTTATTCTTTTTGATGGAGACAGAAACGGTTTCAATCATGCCCAGAAAAAACTGGACTAATATCATGCCATAGACCATGAAGAAAAATGTTGGGATACCATGCGTATTCCCACCATCCATTTTTCCGCGAATAAACGACAACAGAAAGATAAAACTCACCGGCGAGATAACGCTCCAAGCAATCCCAAGTTTATCGTTAAATTTGCTTTTTATCTCGCGCAGAAAGATAGCAAAGATGACGTCTTTCCAAATAATGAGTGTCGAGCGTTTTTTTACTGTGGCCATCAGGTACAACCGGTATGCGGGTTAACGTCGCAGCGCTACGTTGGCTGAAACGGCAATTTGGTAGACGATCTGTGTGATGTCTTTAACCGCTTGCATGGTTTTGGTATCGACTTTCGGTAGCACCAAGATTTGGTCACCTTTGCGGATAATTTTGTCGTTACCAAACTCGACCAGGCCATTGGCACGAACGATAGCAATACGCTGATCTTCTGCTCGCTCCGTAAATCCACCCGCCCAAGCTACATAATCATCGATGGTGGCGTTTTCGTTAAATACCACAGCTTGCGGCATCAGCACTTCACCACCAATAGCGATAAGATCGGTCTTATACGGAATGACGATTTGGTCGCCTTGCTCTAGCATGATATTGGCGATGTTGCCATCTTCAGACACGATGACTTTGCCCAAAGGCTGTACTTTGCGTGCTTTTTCAGAAAATTGCAGCACCATTTCGGCTTCTTTAGCGCGAATTGCCGCTTCTC
The Vibrio sp. CB1-14 DNA segment above includes these coding regions:
- a CDS encoding lipopolysaccharide biosynthesis protein, whose product is MIEKRFNEFRVSVKPSEFNDIDFLLNEAKQLDANDPQLANRIRLRVKNLKVKQQSTPNDSVTAAATVQTSAVKSATSRTPSKPIENNQASETTTTNSARKAPSAATEADSKAPQWYDFTKPLIEWISRRPFVALVVIPTLLFSLYQTLWASERFESQAQVTVQQPDGMATMDASMALLSGLGVSSSQGTDSELVKAYIYSNDMIEYLNRQLNMRQHFSDSGIDYFSRLHDSDSRETAIEYYKKRVKVEVNTTSGVITIYGQAFSSEYAQQLTQTIVDRAEWYINSIGHQLAQEQLTFIQGEHEIVAQKLRDAQTALLGFQQKYNLIDPTAEGAAIQQIAYGLEGQIATKNAELTGLSQIMSAQAPQVKMLQNEIAALEQQLVSERTKLATSEGESFSVSQILATFTDLRVKMELALQAYTSSQVSLEKSRIEAYRQLKYLVTVEAATQPEDNQYPEVLYNITLFAILTSMIFAIGRIIVLTIYELK
- a CDS encoding ABC transporter permease, whose amino-acid sequence is MATVKKRSTLIIWKDVIFAIFLREIKSKFNDKLGIAWSVISPVSFIFLLSFIRGKMDGGNTHGIPTFFFMVYGMILVQFFLGMIETVSVSIKKNKPLYAFRQVQPISSVIAIAGFEFLVKVFVILTIAVLCLFLKMETQIDDPIEVMFIVVRVWLIATSLGLISALASCYVPELDKLRNLAMRPIFFISGIFFSLQDIPREYWHYLDWNPLLHAVELIRYAAYPAYGSEGVSYFYLDIVTIVLVFFSLACYHVSWKQAISR
- the rfbD gene encoding dTDP-4-dehydrorhamnose reductase — encoded protein: MKVLITGRGGQLAWELEQTAPTGIDWIAFDAQQLDITNTARVYEVLIKESPDVVINAAAYTAVDNAESDSTIAYAVNEKGSENLALACKEINAKLIHVSTDFVFDGKQTTPYSVDAAPSPINVYGASKLMGDMKIDDILGGDATIIRTAWVYSAHGNNFVKTMLRLMAEKPELGVIYDQVGTPTWAKGLAKLIWTLTSKADSSEPSAHSLMLHWTDAGVASWYDFATAIQELAIEKGMLDKAIPVRPIPASAYPLPAKRPSFSVIDKSTTEDYSGVNTIHWRKQLSSMMDELTANS
- a CDS encoding glycosyltransferase family 2 protein encodes the protein MHLYISAVSHGHDTLIQKLESLKRLAKCDGVTVLCRDNKRNARLKQHCERSNIHYYQNSKVIGFATNNNLNFLEAKKLGMKSDDYFVLLNCDIHINMPSILQLIDSLKQRKPLIAAPNLFLDHKHQHFDDNLRCYPSLLTFSKNYLLNDRSSVVDKHKPEQLPKHYWASGAFLLFKSLIYEQLDGLNERFFLYCEDIDICQRAHQQGMSVTFFDHIKATHHRQRNSQQFLSRAFFMHLNSVLIYSLTCKNLLSVKGLKTHQVNTHQPQPVNKQKPS
- a CDS encoding glycosyltransferase family 2 protein; the encoded protein is MTTTNTLLQTDWAVIVFYQPDDSAINHALWLQAQYQKQGGGVVVVDNTTETGDNNQTPTARRFKHSICYGENLGIAKALNDGIDYAKQHGATWCFLFDQDSQPDDEFFHQMRRARAHITRCNEQYTKPIAALAPVYFDTNLQRSGRIIQIQGSRLFRRKAQYHIEWASYTISSGSYLCLSHYSDIGNHDESLFIDFVDIDWGLKANAKGYQINVIPNAKLTHCLGTKPISVMGVNVVNHSPIRHYYYFRNVIHMLRRPYVPSVWKRNELIKLVPRFMIYSLFTNKRHQHIAAMLQGIWHGITNKIGKRD
- the rfbC gene encoding dTDP-4-dehydrorhamnose 3,5-epimerase codes for the protein MKIIETSIPDVKIIEPQVFGDERGFFMETFRTTTFNEQCAERDFVQENHSKSSQGILRGLHYQTENTQGKLVRVVKGEVFDVAVDMRKESPTFGQWVGVYLSEHNKKQLWVPEGFAHGFYVTSEEAEFVYKCTDFYNPNAEISVKWDDPSLNIEWPLVDGEKPNLSDKDENGLLFAQAPTF